The following is a genomic window from Parabacteroides johnsonii DSM 18315.
ATTCCTAACTTTTATACGGCAATCCTCTTTCAGCGGAAAGAAACGGGTTGCCGTATATTTTTACCTAAACAATCCCGCAATACCTATAAATACTTTAAAAACCGAAACAATACGGATTTACCTCTTGTTTTGAGGGAATAAAACTAAGAAACAGTTTCTAAAGTAGTAATCATTTAAAAACGTAATGGTATGAAAGATTTATTAATCGGTATGGTAGTCGGAGTTGTCACAGGTTATGTACTCCGCAAAATGGAAGATGATGGTAAATTCCGTTGCCTCCACGCAAACCTCCACCACCTTGCTTCAAAGGCAAAAGAAGAAGCGATGAACCTGAAAGACGCAGGCTTGGACAAAGTAGAATATGTTGCCGACCGCGTTCATCAGGTTGCAGAGCAGGAAAAGAGCAAAAAATAAAATAGTCGAAACAAAATCCTGCTTACTAATTCAGACATAGTTTGAGGAGGGTATGTCAAATATCGGTATTCATGGGACGCAGACAACGCAGACGAGCGCAGATCAACGCAGATATTATTAATTATCAGCAAAATAAATCTGCGTCCATCTGTGTGTTCTGCGTCATCTGCGTCCAATGATATCAAATTGACACACCCTCCTCGAATTATCGTAACAGACGTGTTTTACTAACACGCCTCTCCATTTTTATCAGAGTTTATCCTTTAAATATTTTCCCGTATAAGATGCCTCGCACATGGCCACCTCCTCCGGCGTTCCGGTGCAAACCAGATTTCCTCCGGCATTTCCTCCTTCGGGGCCGAGATCAACCAGATAGTCGGCACATTTGATCACATCCATATTATGTTCGATAATGACAACCGTATGACCTTTATCGATCAGGGCATTGAAAGCCTTCAGCAACGTCTTGATATCATGAAAATGCAGACCGGTCGTCGGCTCGTCAAAGACGAAAAGCGTCGGTTCCTGTTTCTCCTGGCCCAGATAGTAAGCAAGTTTCACACGCTGGTTTTCACCACCGGACAAAGTGGATGAAGTCTGTCCGAGTTTGATATACCCCAACCCGACATCCTGGAGGGGTTTCAGCTTTTTGACGATCTTCTTTTCCTGTGATCCCGGATATTGTCCAAAGAACTCAATCGCCTGGTTCACGGTCATTTCCAGCATATCATAGATACTCGCACCGTGATATTCGACATCGAGCACATCCTGTTTGAAGCGCTTGCCATGGCAGGTTTCGCATTCGAGGGTGATATCGGCCATGAACTGCATCTCGACCGTGATCTTTCCTTCTCCTTTACATTCTTCACATCGCCCGCCTTCCTTATTAAAGGAGAAATAGGCAGCCGAATAGCCCATCTGCTTAGCCAAAGGCTGCTCACCGTAAAGTTTACGGATCTCATCGTAGGCCCCGATATAGGTCACCGGGTTGGAACGGGAACTCTTGCCGATGGAGTTCTGGTCGACGAACTCGATGCTTTTGATCATGTGCATATCGCCTTCCAAGCCGGAACAGTCAACCATCAAGCGGGCAGCCTCGTCTAAATAATGCTTGACACCTTCGTAGAAAATATCACGCACGAGCGAACTTTTACCCGAACCGCTGACACCTGTTACGACTGTCATCACATTCAAAGGGAACTTCACATCAATCCCTTTCAAATTGTTTTTACGGGCACCTTTCACCTCGATATAATTATTCCAGGGACGACGATAAAGAGGCACTTCTATCTGGTCCTCTCCCGTCAGATACCGGACGGTATAGCTGTTGCTACTGGTTTTCAAATCGTCCACATCACCCTGATAGACCACTTCCCCACCCAGGCGACCGGCCTTCGGACCGATGTCGATAATGTAATCGGCCGCACGGATAATCTCTTCGTCATGCTCCACCACGACCACCGTATTACCTAATGCCTGCAATTGCCGGAGCACCTTGATCAGCAAATCAGTGTCGCGAGAATGGAGCCCGATACTCGGCTCGTCCAATATATAAAGAGACCCGACCAAGCTACTCCCCAAAGAGGTCGCCAAATTGATACGCTGGCTTTCTCCTCCGGAAAGGGAGGAAGACAGGCGGTCAAGCGTCAGATAGCCCAACCCCACATCCAACAGGAATTGCAGGCGGTTAGTGATCTCCGTCAGCAAACGTTTGGCAATGGATGCCTCGTTCTCGTCAAGTTGAAGGTGATCGAAAAAGGCTTTTGCTTCCGTGATCGGAAGGGTAACCAGTTCCGCAATATCCTTTCCCCCTACCTTTACATAGAGGGCTTCAGGACGCAGGCGGGACCCTTTACAAGTCGGGCAAACGGTCTTTCCGCGATAACGTGCCAACATCACACGATACTGTATCTTATAAAGGTTCTCTTCCACAAACTTAAAAAAGTCGTCGATGCCGTGCAGTCCGTGGGCACCGTGCCAAAGCAAGTCTTTCTCCCTTTGCGTCAGATCGTAATAAGGACGATGGATCGGGAAGTTATATTTCTCGCTCTTCACAATAAACTCTTTCAGCCATTCTCCCATCACATCACCTTTCCAGCAGACTACCGCTCCCTGGAAAACGGACAGGCTTTTATCCGGCACGACCAGATTTTCATCGATACCAAGCACCTTCCCGAAACCTTCGCAAGTCGGGCAGGCACCTAACGGGTTATTAAAGCTGAACATCATATCGGTCGGTTCCTCGAACACCCTACCATCAGCCTCGAATTTCTTGGAATATTCTTTTACAACTGTTCCTTCAGATGTGTAGATACGGATGATACAAGTATCGTGCCCTTCGAAGAAAGCCGTTTCGGCGGAATCGGCAAGACGGCTTTTCAATGTCTTGTCATCCGATACGACCAGACGGTCTATCAACAGTTCGATCACCGGGGAGGAAAGCAATGTGTCATCCGCCAATACTTCACCGATCCGGTAAACGGTCTCGCCAATGGACAAACGGGTATAGCCTTCTTTTTGCAAGATTTCCAACTGCTCCTTGATGCCACGCCCATCCGGCAGGACGACAGGAGCATATACGGCAAAGCGTGTTCCGGCAGGGTAGCCTAAAACTTCTTTCACAATATCGCTTACCTGGTGTTTCTTCACTTCCATCCCGGAGACAGGAGAGATAGTTTTCCCGATACGGGCATACAAGAGCCGAAGGTATTCGTATATCTCCGTAGAAGTTCCTACCGTCGAGCGCGGGTTGCGGGTGTTCACCTTCTGTTCGATAGCGATGGCAGGGGGAATGCCTTTGATATAGTCGCACTCCGGCTTGCTCATACGCCCCAGAAACTGGCGTGCATAGGCCGAAAGGCTCTCCACATAGCGGCGCTGCCCTTCCGCATACAACGTATCGAATGCCAATGATGATTTTCCACTACCGGAAAGGCCGGTTATAACGACCAGTTTATCTCTGGGAATCTCGACATCGATATTTTTCAGGTTATTGATTCGAGCTCCCTTGATGAATATAGAATTGTTTTCGGACATAACAATGATTTATCAGCATAACATATAGGGGGGTGTGTCAAAACTATCCTGTTCCCGCGCTTGACGCGGGATCGCATTAAAGCCAGTCATATAAACATCTGATTGATAAGGCTTGCTCTTTTGCGGCTCCGCGTCAAGCGCAGGGACAAGGGGATTTTGCCCCCCATATAAACATTGCAAAGGTAAAAAAGGATTGCCGTTTCGCCAAGCAAACGGCTGGCATTCACATTCGGAAACAATCAATTCACACTTTCTAGATAAACAGGGCCGATCAGGCCGGATTTCTGCAACGTATCGGCAGGCTTCCAGCTATTGCAGGGTGTCCAGGTTTTTCGTTCGGACTCCGGCAAACCGCTATCACCGATCAAACGGTTCATCCAAGTGGTAACGACCTCTATCTCGACTTTGTTCTTCCCTTTCCGAACCCAATCCGTTACATTTACCCGGTAGGGAGCCGTCCAAACGCCCCCGGCATACTGACCGTTGATCTTCACTTTTGCCATTACCCCGACATCGTTCAGATTCAGATACAATTCGCCTTCCGGTTTCTTTTTCAATTTAAATTCCGTCTCGTACCAAATCGTACCGGAATAATAGCGGATATCGGGATTTTCGTTCTTGCTGATATCTTCCAGGCGGGCAAAGGTTTGAACTGCCGGTCCTCTTCTCTTTTCCTCAAAGGAGACTCTCCAAGGAGCATCCAGGCGGACAAGCGTCTGCGGAACCGGATAGTTCAATTCCAGTTCCGTTCCCTCAGCCTTTACGGCCGGCCGGCGGAACACGACAAAAGCACTCTCATAAGGATGCAACTTCAAAGGAACAACTGTCCCCGTAGCTGTCTCTTCATAAGCAGGAAGCATACGAATACGGCCGGTTACCGCATCCCATAACTCCGGTTGCCTTGAACGGATACGGAATTCCGGACTGATCTCGACCGTCTCGTCTTTCTGGTTGGAGACAAAATAGATCTCGGCATCTCCAGCAGAACGGTGTCCGTAGAGAACCGGAGCATCCGCCGGCAATCCGCAGTCCGGTACACAACCGATATGCATCAAGGCCTCTTCCATCGTCATGCCCAACAACAACTCACCTTTTCCTCTTTTAACAGCCTTCACGTTCCGCCCGTCCAGACCGCCCCATAATTCGTCGGCCAATTTCTTAACCTGCCTGTCAGCCATCGGAAAAGATTCGCCACTCGGCGAACGTTTCGGAGCAGGCCCCAAGACAACCGCCCCGTCTTCGATCAGTTTCCCGATCTTGGCAAGCAGTTCAGGACGCATGGTCTCAAGCTTCGGAAGTACCAGTATTCGGTATTGCGTACCATGAGGCAACGTCAGCAAACCGTCTTTAACAAAGAGGTCGCGCTCGATCACCTCGGCATTGATATAATCGAACTGGTAGCCTTTCGGCAGTTCCGGTTCTACGATACCGGTCATCTTGGGAGCATCTTCGCCGATGAAATAAGCGACATCGGCAATATTCAAACCTTGTTGCAACATATAGTTGACACGTTTCAGATAAGATGTAAACAAATCCATCTGCGGATACCAAGTGTTCAACCGGTTGAATTCGCTGCTGAACCAAGCGTTCATCCCCGGCTCCCGTTCTTCCGAAGGCTGCGAGATATAGACATGCAACAACGTATTATTGATTCCTTCCGTAAAGAAACGGTCGCCACGCTGTTTCATCATGGCAGGATAACAACTGAAAGGCGTCCCGCCGCTGGTGAACGATTCGGCCGAAATCTTCTGCTTTCCATAAATATGTCCGCAGGAAGAGGCGGCACGGTTCTCGATATTCCCCAAATCGCCAAAACTCCAGAACTCGCCTCCTATCTCGTCCGATTGTCCGCCATATTGCAGGAACTCACCGGGGAACCCCCAGTGCCCGTAGTTTTCCAACCAGGTCGTCAAGCCATATTTATGGCACACCTCCCGTAAGCCGCCGACATAATCGTATGCGACTTTATCCGCAATCAGACGGCGCAGATCCCAAAGGAAACGGTCGGAACGATCCTCGCTCCCGACCACATATCCTTCATAAGCGGGAAGGAACGGTAACGGGTCATAACCGTAACGCGCCTGGAATTCCGACAAGAAATCGTCGGTAAAGTTTTGTCCGCCCGTTTCGTAACTATCTTGTACGACTACTTTCCAGCAAGCACGGTCTTCAGCCGGAATACGACGGTATATTTCACCCATGAAAGCCTCGAAATGCGCTTCTACATGCTTGCGGCTCATCTTATCTATCTCCAGTCCGGTCGCTTCGGGATCGGCCGGGCTGTTCGTCACACCCGTCGGGAGCATACCGGTACGCAGGATCGTCCATTCTCCCGCCGGAGCTTTCCAAACAAGGCGGTCTCCTTGCAAGAAAGCAGAAATATCCAATACTTTCCCCGGATCGATGACCAGGGAGGGATCACCCACTTCCGGTTGTACCGGCCACTGGTATTCATGCCAATAAGGAAGCGGAGTCTGAAACATCTTGGCTAATGTCTTTTCGGGATAACGTTCCACAGCAGGAAGGGACAAGAATTCTACCTCTCCCAATCCCGTACCGGATGCCGTGTTAGCCAGTTCCAACCGGAACTCGCTTGCCGTCGTCTCCGGGACAGAGATAACAACCGGAGCATACGGATCGAAGCCGACATTCAAATTCGCATTGAAACGGTCGATCTTAAATTCGGACAGCATCCGATAGCCCCCGTTCTCTTTTACTAATAAACGGGCATTGGTTTGAATCGGCTGGCGGGCAGGGAAGATTTGCAAACTGCGTAAAATAAACGGTTGATCCGTCCTGAAATCGATCGCCACCGGCTTTTCGCTTTTTTCCGTAAAAAGCATCACTGTTTCCTTATTCCCGTCAACCAAATGGTTCAGATTTTGCAAAGACATAGCAGATGTCACTTTGGTATTTGCCGCCGACAACCGGGTTGTTTTCTTCCCGACAGATGGAAAAGCGATCACCTTTACATCCTGAAAGTCCTTATCCGGCTTCGTCAAAATCACCTCTACCTGTTTTCCTCCACTGACTTCCGCCTTTACCGATGCCAGATAACGCATCGCCTGCTCCGGTTTCACCCACGGTCCACCCGACTGGCTCCATCCGGGTGAATTAAAGATGCCGATCTCTATTCCTAATTCCGTTGCTGTTTTAAGGGCTGCGTGCAGTATTTTCCACCATTCTTCACTATAGAACGGCACGGTCTTATAAGGCGTCTGGATTCCTTCCAGCCCGATATTCCCGATAAAAGCCCGGTTGATCCCGGCTTCTTTCATCGAATACAGGTCTTTCTTCACCCCTTCTTCCGAGATATTCCCAGAAATCCAATACCAATAAACGGAAGTCTGTACTTGCTTCTCCGGATTCACGAAGCCGGATTCAAGCACATTTTTATCTTGGCCACTCCCCGTAAAAGGGGACAATAGTGAAAGGCAAAGCAGTATTTTAAGCAGAGGTTTCCTCATGATCTGTTCTTTTAAGATTCCGGCGGTAAAAGTAATAAGATTATCCTCGCTTCTGTTTTCTATATTGATTTATATGTTTTCAAAAATGCTTTTTCAAATCCCCTCGTCTATATAAAAAAGACCGAAACGATCATTGACAAATTGACAAGACTTCCCCTTGTTTAACAACCATCTGATTTGTTAAAAAATATTACCCGCTATAGTAATTCTATTTACATGGGGTAGTAAAACCGATTACATGCAAAAGCAGTGACATTTTGATTATTTACTTTATCTCATAAACAATCCGGAATGCTTGCTCCGCCAATCTCTCACCAACGACTTTTTTATTCCTCGGATGCACATCATACGGATCACCGATATCCAGAGAATAGGCCATCCCGGTATTAGGTAAAGCAACACACTGCTTTTCCCGGAATAACTGATAGGGCGGCTCACCAGCTTCCGGATCTATCTCCGGCAACAGTGATATTTGAACATATAAAAAAGGCAGATCCTCCTTCTTCCATTTTTTACGCCAGTCAAGAATCAATGCTCTAAACATTTCTGCGTATAGCTCTGGT
Proteins encoded in this region:
- a CDS encoding glycosyl hydrolase yields the protein MRKPLLKILLCLSLLSPFTGSGQDKNVLESGFVNPEKQVQTSVYWYWISGNISEEGVKKDLYSMKEAGINRAFIGNIGLEGIQTPYKTVPFYSEEWWKILHAALKTATELGIEIGIFNSPGWSQSGGPWVKPEQAMRYLASVKAEVSGGKQVEVILTKPDKDFQDVKVIAFPSVGKKTTRLSAANTKVTSAMSLQNLNHLVDGNKETVMLFTEKSEKPVAIDFRTDQPFILRSLQIFPARQPIQTNARLLVKENGGYRMLSEFKIDRFNANLNVGFDPYAPVVISVPETTASEFRLELANTASGTGLGEVEFLSLPAVERYPEKTLAKMFQTPLPYWHEYQWPVQPEVGDPSLVIDPGKVLDISAFLQGDRLVWKAPAGEWTILRTGMLPTGVTNSPADPEATGLEIDKMSRKHVEAHFEAFMGEIYRRIPAEDRACWKVVVQDSYETGGQNFTDDFLSEFQARYGYDPLPFLPAYEGYVVGSEDRSDRFLWDLRRLIADKVAYDYVGGLREVCHKYGLTTWLENYGHWGFPGEFLQYGGQSDEIGGEFWSFGDLGNIENRAASSCGHIYGKQKISAESFTSGGTPFSCYPAMMKQRGDRFFTEGINNTLLHVYISQPSEEREPGMNAWFSSEFNRLNTWYPQMDLFTSYLKRVNYMLQQGLNIADVAYFIGEDAPKMTGIVEPELPKGYQFDYINAEVIERDLFVKDGLLTLPHGTQYRILVLPKLETMRPELLAKIGKLIEDGAVVLGPAPKRSPSGESFPMADRQVKKLADELWGGLDGRNVKAVKRGKGELLLGMTMEEALMHIGCVPDCGLPADAPVLYGHRSAGDAEIYFVSNQKDETVEISPEFRIRSRQPELWDAVTGRIRMLPAYEETATGTVVPLKLHPYESAFVVFRRPAVKAEGTELELNYPVPQTLVRLDAPWRVSFEEKRRGPAVQTFARLEDISKNENPDIRYYSGTIWYETEFKLKKKPEGELYLNLNDVGVMAKVKINGQYAGGVWTAPYRVNVTDWVRKGKNKVEIEVVTTWMNRLIGDSGLPESERKTWTPCNSWKPADTLQKSGLIGPVYLESVN
- the uvrA gene encoding excinuclease ABC subunit UvrA, which gives rise to MSENNSIFIKGARINNLKNIDVEIPRDKLVVITGLSGSGKSSLAFDTLYAEGQRRYVESLSAYARQFLGRMSKPECDYIKGIPPAIAIEQKVNTRNPRSTVGTSTEIYEYLRLLYARIGKTISPVSGMEVKKHQVSDIVKEVLGYPAGTRFAVYAPVVLPDGRGIKEQLEILQKEGYTRLSIGETVYRIGEVLADDTLLSSPVIELLIDRLVVSDDKTLKSRLADSAETAFFEGHDTCIIRIYTSEGTVVKEYSKKFEADGRVFEEPTDMMFSFNNPLGACPTCEGFGKVLGIDENLVVPDKSLSVFQGAVVCWKGDVMGEWLKEFIVKSEKYNFPIHRPYYDLTQREKDLLWHGAHGLHGIDDFFKFVEENLYKIQYRVMLARYRGKTVCPTCKGSRLRPEALYVKVGGKDIAELVTLPITEAKAFFDHLQLDENEASIAKRLLTEITNRLQFLLDVGLGYLTLDRLSSSLSGGESQRINLATSLGSSLVGSLYILDEPSIGLHSRDTDLLIKVLRQLQALGNTVVVVEHDEEIIRAADYIIDIGPKAGRLGGEVVYQGDVDDLKTSSNSYTVRYLTGEDQIEVPLYRRPWNNYIEVKGARKNNLKGIDVKFPLNVMTVVTGVSGSGKSSLVRDIFYEGVKHYLDEAARLMVDCSGLEGDMHMIKSIEFVDQNSIGKSSRSNPVTYIGAYDEIRKLYGEQPLAKQMGYSAAYFSFNKEGGRCEECKGEGKITVEMQFMADITLECETCHGKRFKQDVLDVEYHGASIYDMLEMTVNQAIEFFGQYPGSQEKKIVKKLKPLQDVGLGYIKLGQTSSTLSGGENQRVKLAYYLGQEKQEPTLFVFDEPTTGLHFHDIKTLLKAFNALIDKGHTVVIIEHNMDVIKCADYLVDLGPEGGNAGGNLVCTGTPEEVAMCEASYTGKYLKDKL